The Methanomicrobiales archaeon HGW-Methanomicrobiales-1 genome includes a region encoding these proteins:
- the frhA gene encoding coenzyme F420 hydrogenase subunit alpha, which translates to MSKVVEISPTTRHEGHSKLVLKVNDAGIIETGNWCSITPVRGVEKLAVGKTPEQVPKIASRVCGICPVAHNLAGTEAMEASIKCEIPKDAKMLRHIVQLGNRAHSIALHDILILPDFYIPGTETKINPFTAEEPVRTVAKRIQRIREISQTICQIAGGEAIHPSNTRIGGMYRNCSELAKTKMYDLAKEGLVLAHAQSEFMIAVIRSYHKRDFVDVGGMKVPMVKELGYHNQGYLATHAFYGSSSQEECPSWDINRFKEVRPWDWYMGEMEISLEEPKYPIGGTTKLGTKVNPQMEACTGIPMYDGQPVEVGPRARLAVYKGYDEKGTQGQNVAREMEYQDCFYEMIDCIDELNPSGKVVADYIPDGDGSLGWASNEAPRGTDVHIARVKDWKVQYFSMLVPTTWNFATCSAALKGAPWQLAEVIMRGYDPCVSCATHMIVIDEDNRLVAQKLIE; encoded by the coding sequence TTGTCGAAAGTAGTAGAGATTTCCCCAACCACAAGACATGAGGGACACTCAAAGTTGGTCTTGAAGGTTAACGACGCTGGCATCATCGAAACGGGTAACTGGTGCTCCATTACCCCGGTGAGAGGCGTTGAGAAACTTGCTGTCGGAAAGACACCAGAGCAAGTTCCCAAGATCGCATCACGTGTCTGCGGTATCTGTCCGGTTGCACACAACCTTGCAGGTACTGAAGCGATGGAAGCATCCATCAAGTGCGAGATCCCAAAGGACGCAAAGATGCTCCGTCACATCGTGCAGCTGGGCAACCGTGCCCACAGCATTGCACTGCATGATATACTGATCCTGCCCGATTTCTATATACCGGGCACTGAGACCAAGATCAACCCGTTCACGGCAGAAGAGCCGGTACGCACCGTTGCAAAGCGGATCCAGAGAATCCGTGAGATCAGCCAGACTATCTGTCAGATCGCCGGTGGCGAAGCAATCCACCCGAGCAACACCCGTATCGGGGGTATGTACCGCAACTGCTCCGAACTGGCAAAGACCAAGATGTACGACTTGGCAAAGGAAGGACTTGTCCTTGCCCACGCTCAGTCAGAGTTCATGATCGCAGTCATCCGCAGCTACCACAAGAGAGACTTTGTGGATGTTGGCGGCATGAAGGTTCCGATGGTCAAGGAACTCGGTTACCACAACCAGGGCTACCTTGCAACCCACGCGTTCTATGGAAGCTCCAGCCAGGAAGAATGCCCCAGCTGGGACATCAACCGGTTCAAGGAAGTCCGTCCATGGGACTGGTATATGGGTGAGATGGAAATCTCGCTCGAAGAGCCAAAGTACCCCATTGGTGGAACCACCAAGCTCGGCACCAAGGTCAACCCCCAGATGGAAGCCTGCACCGGCATTCCGATGTACGACGGCCAGCCCGTTGAAGTCGGCCCCCGTGCCCGTCTCGCAGTCTACAAGGGCTACGACGAAAAAGGCACCCAGGGACAGAATGTTGCCCGTGAGATGGAATACCAGGACTGCTTCTACGAGATGATCGACTGCATTGACGAACTTAACCCGAGCGGTAAGGTCGTTGCAGACTACATCCCCGACGGTGACGGTTCACTCGGCTGGGCATCAAATGAAGCCCCCCGTGGAACCGATGTCCACATTGCACGTGTTAAGGACTGGAAGGTCCAGTACTTCTCCATGCTGGTCCCGACCACCTGGAACTTTGCAACCTGCAGCGCTGCACTCAAGGGTGCACCCTGGCAGCTTGCCGAAGTTATCATGCGTGGGTATGACCCCTGTGTGTCATGTGCAACCCATATGATCGTGATCGATGAGGACAACCGGTTAGTAGCCCAGAAACTCATCGAGTGA
- the frhB gene encoding coenzyme F420 hydrogenase subunit beta, translating to MGAELGNYKSCVSARSTDKEILKHAQDGGIVSQLFGFALDEGIIDGAIVAANKEFAAKYPSKVMADNSNFDMIEPWRPIPAIVNTRAELIAAAGTKYNVSPNVSMIKEATRSFGLDKVGIVGTPCQMQAIRKLQLYPVGARDVGASIALAVGIFCMENFPYQSILQLVEDHAAMKMESVKKMEIGKGKFWVYGKRGQVVQLPLKVTHKYEQPGCKVCLDYVANLGDISTGSVGSPDGWSTVMVRSKIGDSVWAKAMAAGCFETQPIEKVKPGLELVSKLANEKISKNKATLEARATFGVGKALRNPYI from the coding sequence ATGGGAGCAGAACTCGGTAATTACAAATCATGCGTCTCAGCACGAAGCACCGACAAGGAGATTCTCAAGCACGCACAGGATGGCGGTATCGTCAGCCAGCTGTTTGGATTCGCACTTGACGAGGGCATCATTGACGGCGCAATTGTTGCAGCCAACAAGGAATTCGCGGCAAAGTACCCGTCGAAAGTCATGGCTGACAACTCAAACTTCGACATGATCGAGCCATGGAGACCAATTCCAGCCATTGTCAACACAAGGGCAGAATTGATCGCCGCAGCCGGTACCAAGTACAACGTCAGCCCGAACGTTTCGATGATCAAGGAAGCAACACGTAGCTTCGGTCTCGACAAGGTCGGTATCGTTGGAACCCCCTGCCAGATGCAGGCAATCAGGAAACTCCAGCTGTACCCCGTTGGTGCCCGGGATGTCGGCGCCAGCATTGCACTTGCAGTCGGTATCTTCTGCATGGAGAACTTCCCCTACCAGTCCATCCTTCAGCTCGTGGAAGACCACGCAGCCATGAAGATGGAATCCGTCAAGAAGATGGAGATCGGAAAGGGCAAGTTCTGGGTATACGGCAAGCGCGGACAGGTAGTCCAGCTGCCACTCAAAGTGACCCACAAGTACGAGCAGCCAGGATGCAAAGTATGTCTTGACTACGTTGCAAACCTCGGCGATATCTCAACCGGATCTGTTGGCAGCCCCGATGGATGGTCAACTGTCATGGTCAGGTCCAAGATCGGAGACTCGGTCTGGGCAAAGGCAATGGCAGCAGGTTGCTTCGAAACCCAGCCAATCGAAAAGGTCAAGCCAGGTCTTGAACTCGTAAGCAAGCTCGCAAACGA
- the frhD gene encoding coenzyme F420-reducing hydrogenase, FrhD protein: MLYPEIVIVGCGNPLFADDGFGPAVAEEMQKLSLPDNVKVEDGGLGAPHFIFSLLDPEVTKRLIIVDIADFGAEPGSIAKFRMEDLPPGSYRDAHSWDLTEPLERIKDQIDITVIGCQQKYVSDPEMEIGISDEVSKAIPKTVRIVLDMIGDYNGITRQCLQEEHQCGTSETR, translated from the coding sequence ATGCTGTATCCAGAGATCGTGATTGTAGGGTGTGGAAACCCCCTGTTTGCCGATGACGGGTTCGGACCCGCTGTTGCAGAAGAAATGCAGAAGCTCTCACTTCCCGACAATGTGAAAGTAGAAGACGGGGGCCTTGGTGCCCCTCATTTTATTTTTTCCCTGCTCGACCCGGAAGTGACGAAACGACTCATCATCGTTGATATTGCGGACTTTGGTGCGGAGCCTGGCTCAATTGCGAAGTTCCGTATGGAAGACCTGCCCCCGGGCAGTTACCGCGATGCACATTCCTGGGATCTCACTGAGCCGCTGGAGCGGATCAAAGACCAGATCGATATCACGGTTATCGGATGCCAGCAAAAATACGTCTCCGATCCCGAAATGGAAATCGGGATTTCCGATGAAGTTTCAAAAGCTATTCCCAAAACAGTACGAATCGTACTGGATATGATTGGTGATTATAATGGGATTACTAGACAGTGTCTTCAAGAAGAACATCAGTGCGGCACCTCAGAAACCCGCTGA
- the frhG gene encoding coenzyme F420 hydrogenase subunit gamma, whose protein sequence is MGLLDSVFKKNISAAPQKPADVAKPVETKKEVKPVADKITVGYTHLSGCTGCTVALADNYAGLLTLLDKYVDLKYMPTLADARHIQKVDVSFVEGSVCINDKLAVEEIKETREKSAVVVALGGCACYGNITRFCRGGQQNQPAQEAYLPIGDLIKVDVYIPGCAPSPQLIRNVAVAAYLLLKGSPEQKALATAYLKPLMMAADKGTSACFCDLMTNVINQGLCMGCGSCAAACPVRAITHEYGKPQGERDLCIKCGACYNQCPRSWFSFDVVSAYESINETIMAALQ, encoded by the coding sequence ATGGGATTACTAGACAGTGTCTTCAAGAAGAACATCAGTGCGGCACCTCAGAAACCCGCTGATGTAGCAAAACCAGTAGAAACAAAAAAGGAGGTTAAGCCTGTGGCAGACAAAATTACAGTGGGCTATACACACCTGAGTGGGTGTACCGGTTGTACTGTGGCATTAGCAGACAACTACGCCGGATTGTTAACGCTCCTCGACAAATACGTTGACCTTAAGTACATGCCAACACTTGCAGATGCAAGGCACATCCAGAAGGTTGATGTATCATTCGTTGAGGGTTCAGTCTGTATTAACGACAAACTCGCAGTGGAAGAGATCAAGGAAACCCGTGAAAAGTCAGCAGTGGTAGTGGCACTCGGTGGCTGCGCCTGTTACGGCAACATCACCCGGTTCTGCCGCGGTGGCCAGCAGAACCAGCCGGCACAAGAGGCATACCTGCCAATCGGTGACCTGATCAAGGTCGATGTGTACATCCCCGGATGCGCACCATCACCCCAGCTGATCAGGAACGTAGCCGTTGCAGCATACCTGCTCTTAAAGGGATCCCCCGAACAGAAGGCTCTTGCAACTGCATACTTAAAGCCCCTCATGATGGCAGCAGACAAGGGAACCAGCGCATGCTTCTGCGACCTGATGACCAACGTCATCAACCAGGGCCTGTGCATGGGATGCGGCAGCTGTGCAGCAGCCTGCCCGGTTCGTGCAATTACTCACGAGTACGGCAAGCCCCAGGGTGAGCGCGACCTGTGCATCAAGTGCGGTGCGTGCTATAACCAGTGCCCACGAAGCTGGTTCAGCTTCGATGTGGTATCTGCATATGAGTCGATCAACGAGACTATCATGGCGGCACTCCAGTAG